A window of the Streptomyces finlayi genome harbors these coding sequences:
- a CDS encoding class E sortase, which yields MRERIPVVVQRNSPGRRAAVRGLWTGAELVVTLGVVLLLLVAHQLWWTNRQAREGAERQVRALQEDWGRDRGAAAPVDEPPEGGQGDEPGTDGRSGRQPQPPAPDRAATSVTPAAPRAPRWDQAYAVLRIPRLGLTAPVAQGVGKPGVLDKGYVGHYPRTAQPGQPGNFSVAGHRNTHGEPFRRIDRLRRGDRITVETRDAVYTYTVDKGLAQTSPSDSGVIAAVPRSNVRTSVGYSEPGYYLTLTTCTPEFTSRYRLIVWGKLTAMRPR from the coding sequence GTGCGGGAGCGGATACCTGTGGTGGTGCAGCGGAACTCGCCGGGCCGGCGGGCCGCTGTGCGCGGCCTGTGGACGGGCGCCGAACTGGTGGTGACGCTCGGCGTCGTCCTCCTGCTCCTCGTCGCGCATCAGCTGTGGTGGACCAACCGGCAGGCCCGCGAGGGTGCGGAGCGCCAGGTCCGGGCCCTCCAGGAGGACTGGGGGCGGGATCGCGGCGCGGCTGCGCCGGTGGACGAACCGCCGGAGGGCGGCCAGGGCGACGAGCCCGGGACCGATGGGCGCAGCGGGCGGCAACCGCAGCCCCCCGCGCCGGACCGTGCGGCCACGTCCGTCACCCCCGCCGCCCCCAGGGCTCCCCGCTGGGATCAGGCGTACGCTGTCCTGCGCATCCCCCGCCTCGGCCTCACCGCGCCCGTCGCGCAGGGCGTCGGCAAGCCAGGCGTCCTCGACAAGGGGTACGTCGGCCACTATCCGCGTACCGCGCAGCCCGGACAGCCGGGCAACTTCTCGGTGGCCGGGCACCGCAACACCCACGGAGAGCCCTTCCGTCGCATCGACCGGCTGCGGCGCGGTGACCGGATCACCGTCGAGACCCGGGACGCCGTCTACACGTACACCGTCGACAAGGGCCTCGCGCAGACGTCGCCCTCCGACAGCGGGGTGATCGCCGCCGTGCCACGCAGCAACGTGCGGACGTCCGTCGGATACAGCGAGCCGGGGTACTACCTGACGCTGACGACCTGCACGCCCGAGTTCACCTCGCGGTACCGGCTGATCGTCTGGGGCAAGCTCACCGCGATGCGACCGAGGTAG
- a CDS encoding extracellular solute-binding protein: MLGCLLAVSSAACSGGPEGTPQAGQDGNATDQGPIVVASGLDVTGSGGVRQQLIEEWNRKHASSKSEQAKLVELPGGADQQRSQLLGALQSGSAGYDVVNLDITWIPEFAEAGLIRPMPEEETVDRDFINRVHRTTLWKGRSYARPFNTDVGLLYYRPDLLEAAGIQPSRQPTLNWSWGDLNASIKTLALSPGRGDDQAGWTTQLKQYEGLTANTVEAFASVGVELADEEGRYRASEADLKKGLDELLERTRHDRILASAVSADETATLADFAAGRVAFLRHWPYVYGALRTLLPPDAYSVNRLPGASVLGGQNLAATADSPRAGNARALIAFLTSQESERCLLDAGFAATRASAYNGNSRPCWPRVAAALRPADGASTATGGPSSAPPSKAGEGGAKDQGAAARKAFTWTLSGALKEAVQRPRTPYYGAFTQVLQAHVHALLSAERPDSAKAAGRLHLDLRDAFEGK, encoded by the coding sequence GTGCTCGGCTGTCTCCTCGCCGTGTCCTCGGCCGCCTGTTCGGGCGGACCAGAGGGTACGCCGCAGGCGGGCCAGGACGGCAACGCCACCGACCAGGGGCCGATCGTCGTCGCCAGCGGGCTCGATGTCACCGGGTCCGGCGGGGTGCGCCAGCAGCTCATAGAGGAGTGGAACAGGAAGCACGCCTCGTCGAAGTCCGAGCAGGCCAAGCTCGTCGAACTGCCGGGCGGCGCCGACCAGCAGCGCAGCCAGCTGCTCGGCGCGCTGCAGTCCGGGAGCGCCGGATACGACGTGGTGAACCTCGACATCACCTGGATTCCCGAGTTCGCCGAAGCCGGACTGATCCGCCCGATGCCCGAGGAGGAGACCGTCGACCGTGACTTCATCAACCGGGTCCACCGGACGACCCTCTGGAAGGGCCGCTCCTACGCCAGGCCCTTCAACACCGATGTGGGCCTGCTCTACTACCGCCCCGACCTGCTGGAGGCCGCCGGAATCCAGCCGAGCAGGCAGCCCACCCTCAACTGGTCCTGGGGTGACCTCAACGCGTCCATCAAGACCCTCGCGCTCAGCCCCGGCCGGGGCGACGACCAGGCGGGCTGGACCACGCAGCTCAAGCAGTACGAGGGGCTCACCGCCAACACCGTCGAGGCGTTCGCCAGCGTGGGTGTCGAACTCGCCGACGAGGAGGGCAGGTACCGGGCGAGCGAGGCGGACCTCAAGAAGGGCCTCGACGAACTCCTCGAACGGACCCGTCACGACCGGATACTGGCCAGCGCGGTCAGCGCGGACGAGACGGCGACCCTGGCCGACTTCGCCGCCGGACGCGTCGCCTTCCTGCGCCACTGGCCGTACGTCTACGGCGCCTTGCGGACGCTGCTGCCGCCCGACGCGTACTCCGTGAACCGGCTGCCCGGTGCTTCCGTGCTGGGCGGGCAGAATCTCGCCGCCACCGCCGATTCGCCGCGCGCCGGGAACGCCCGCGCCCTCATCGCGTTCCTGACCTCGCAGGAGAGCGAACGCTGCCTGCTCGACGCGGGCTTCGCCGCGACCAGGGCCTCCGCGTACAACGGGAATTCCAGGCCCTGCTGGCCCCGCGTCGCCGCCGCTCTCCGCCCGGCCGACGGCGCTTCCACCGCCACCGGCGGTCCGTCGTCCGCGCCGCCCTCCAAGGCGGGGGAGGGCGGCGCGAAGGACCAGGGGGCAGCGGCGCGGAAGGCCTTCACCTGGACGCTGAGCGGGGCACTGAAGGAGGCGGTCCAGCGCCCCCGTACGCCTTACTACGGGGCGTTCACCCAGGTGTTGCAGGCGCATGTGCACGCGCTGCTGTCCGCGGAGAGGCCGGACAGCGCGAAGGCCGCCGGCCGTCTCCACCTCGACCTTCGGGACGCCTTCGAAGGGAAGTGA
- a CDS encoding VWA domain-containing protein, giving the protein MPPYSARGEEGRGKRHRAVVVGVESYSGDRNDLPAVRHNIRLVAEALTAEGTGVLDPADVVVIPGRGATRAVDPLQVRAALRAAREEVGGLLVVYFAGHGIVRPDGSDLHLLFTSSRVTRDRHHPFVDALSWRDDVMPELSKARADWVVAILDCCFAGNALQSFNPAVGQNFALLTAAEPGVEIPPGDPSAGTEFTVRLHGLLTGRTAAVQPATFTRLVTEMREAIAPLKAVDGHRWIPDERRHGDDVLLALPVRGGSGPHTGNEGREGDRNGAGEGDGNGGADRDRDGNRGADPGQDEGTHGDGGTEGEEKRVHGGVVSSVAGRWWLRLPLPRLVRRRLSAPRGARARRALRSRRRRSTALGLAAALALAGFGTWWAGGLPGGASRDCPPAMELRVLTDPDLRPTVKKAADAYMERGSGCRSVGITTYDAKATDAVAALRASSLWQDPPAACPATGECLRPQRDVGPQPDIWIPAAGSAWRRVMEGGQTEAGGSAAATATGDVSSGGDGTEGAEGAAGERAVTLDALGSVAFTPMVLAVPISMALVPESQTGRPLGSLISELRDAQRPDRSVSVLRPDPEGTDGALLATEALYASSEAGSGSGSASSLEQSMAQALRPMPATARELMCALADGTRNPLEDSAAVLVPEQTMAQCNLPSGDPGRPRCATDVLDNRTAQYPNDIPVLDLPYLQVTWDDAGRDAEARDREVRRFYAWLAEDTAAQKFFTDDGFRRVGDNGKPAPPEENSPLRADLDATGRYAVRQSIPPTATSTVTAASLNTTLRRYRQALGPGRVLYLLDNSTSMADKRVWDGSGRAKELVVRSMSSLGAGDAYGVWSIASEKDPDVVPFGRHGRAAAQKAVAAAGTADVDARVVEGLREGFATLRDGLTEDDPPRLLVLVTDDEDSKGLTKKELAELVAKAEQAPPVRVVVVSLRGGGCSAGRLNEAITEATGGRCLDLSDDIPTELTAEVAKTGTGDAE; this is encoded by the coding sequence GTGCCGCCGTACAGCGCGCGCGGCGAGGAGGGCAGGGGCAAGCGGCACCGTGCGGTCGTCGTCGGTGTCGAGTCCTACAGCGGTGACCGGAACGACCTGCCCGCCGTCCGCCACAACATCCGGCTGGTCGCCGAGGCGCTGACCGCCGAAGGCACCGGGGTACTCGACCCCGCAGACGTCGTCGTGATTCCGGGCAGGGGGGCCACCCGGGCCGTTGATCCGCTCCAGGTGCGGGCCGCGCTGCGCGCCGCGCGCGAGGAGGTCGGCGGGCTGCTGGTCGTCTACTTCGCCGGGCACGGCATCGTGCGTCCCGACGGGAGCGACCTTCATCTCCTGTTCACCTCCTCACGTGTGACCCGGGACCGGCACCATCCCTTCGTGGACGCGCTGTCCTGGCGGGACGACGTGATGCCGGAGCTCTCCAAGGCCCGCGCCGACTGGGTCGTGGCGATCCTCGACTGCTGTTTCGCCGGAAACGCGCTGCAATCGTTCAACCCTGCCGTCGGGCAGAACTTCGCCCTGCTCACCGCTGCGGAGCCGGGCGTGGAGATCCCTCCCGGCGACCCCTCGGCCGGTACGGAGTTCACGGTCCGGCTGCACGGGCTGCTGACCGGGCGTACGGCTGCCGTGCAGCCGGCCACGTTCACCCGGCTCGTCACCGAGATGCGGGAGGCGATCGCGCCCCTCAAGGCCGTCGACGGACACCGGTGGATTCCGGACGAGCGGCGGCACGGGGACGATGTGCTGCTCGCCCTCCCGGTACGCGGGGGGAGCGGGCCGCACACGGGGAATGAGGGCAGGGAGGGGGACAGGAACGGAGCCGGGGAAGGGGACGGGAACGGGGGCGCGGACCGGGACCGGGACGGGAACAGGGGCGCGGACCCGGGCCAGGACGAAGGCACGCACGGAGACGGGGGCACGGAGGGCGAGGAGAAGCGCGTGCACGGCGGTGTGGTGTCCTCCGTCGCAGGGCGGTGGTGGTTACGGCTGCCCCTTCCCCGCCTCGTACGGCGTCGGCTGTCCGCGCCCCGTGGTGCGCGCGCACGGCGTGCGCTGCGGTCGCGGCGTCGCCGCTCTACCGCCCTCGGGCTCGCCGCCGCCCTGGCCCTCGCCGGTTTCGGTACGTGGTGGGCGGGCGGGCTGCCCGGCGGCGCCTCCCGCGACTGTCCGCCCGCGATGGAGCTCCGCGTACTCACCGATCCCGACCTCCGGCCCACCGTCAAGAAGGCCGCCGACGCCTATATGGAGCGCGGCAGCGGCTGCCGTTCCGTCGGGATCACCACGTACGACGCCAAGGCGACCGACGCCGTGGCCGCCCTCCGGGCCTCGTCCCTCTGGCAGGACCCGCCCGCCGCCTGCCCCGCGACCGGTGAGTGTCTGCGGCCCCAGCGCGATGTCGGCCCACAGCCGGACATCTGGATTCCTGCGGCGGGCAGCGCCTGGCGCCGGGTGATGGAGGGCGGGCAGACCGAGGCCGGCGGGAGCGCCGCTGCGACGGCCACCGGCGACGTCTCCTCAGGAGGCGACGGAACGGAAGGGGCCGAGGGGGCAGCAGGTGAACGGGCCGTGACCCTGGACGCGCTGGGCTCGGTCGCCTTCACGCCCATGGTTCTGGCGGTACCCATCAGCATGGCCCTGGTACCGGAGTCGCAGACGGGCCGGCCGCTCGGGTCGCTCATCTCCGAACTGCGTGACGCGCAGCGCCCGGACCGGTCCGTCTCCGTACTCAGGCCCGACCCCGAAGGCACCGACGGGGCACTGTTGGCCACCGAAGCCCTGTACGCCTCGTCCGAGGCGGGGTCCGGGTCAGGTTCGGCGTCATCCCTGGAGCAGAGCATGGCGCAGGCGCTGCGTCCGATGCCCGCCACCGCGAGGGAGTTGATGTGCGCGCTGGCCGACGGCACCCGCAATCCGCTGGAGGACAGCGCGGCCGTTCTCGTACCGGAACAGACCATGGCCCAGTGCAACCTGCCGTCCGGCGACCCGGGACGCCCCCGCTGCGCGACGGATGTGCTGGACAACCGAACCGCCCAGTACCCCAACGACATCCCGGTGCTCGATCTGCCGTACCTCCAGGTCACCTGGGACGACGCGGGCCGCGACGCCGAGGCGCGCGACCGGGAGGTGAGGCGCTTCTACGCGTGGCTGGCCGAGGACACGGCGGCGCAGAAGTTCTTCACCGATGACGGCTTCCGCAGGGTCGGCGACAACGGCAAGCCCGCGCCGCCCGAGGAGAACTCGCCGCTCCGCGCGGACCTCGACGCGACGGGGAGGTATGCCGTACGCCAGTCGATTCCGCCGACCGCCACGAGCACCGTCACGGCCGCTTCGCTCAACACCACGCTGCGCCGCTACCGGCAGGCGCTCGGCCCCGGGCGGGTGCTGTACCTCCTGGACAACTCCACCTCGATGGCCGACAAGCGGGTCTGGGACGGCTCAGGGCGGGCGAAGGAGCTGGTGGTCCGGTCGATGAGTTCGCTGGGTGCCGGTGACGCGTACGGCGTGTGGTCGATCGCTTCGGAGAAGGACCCGGACGTCGTGCCGTTCGGGCGGCACGGTCGTGCCGCCGCGCAGAAGGCCGTCGCCGCGGCCGGGACCGCCGATGTCGACGCGCGCGTCGTGGAGGGGCTTCGCGAAGGATTCGCGACCTTGCGTGACGGGCTGACCGAGGACGATCCGCCACGGCTCCTCGTCCTGGTCACCGACGACGAGGACTCGAAGGGGCTGACGAAGAAGGAGCTGGCGGAGCTCGTCGCCAAGGCGGAACAGGCCCCGCCGGTACGGGTCGTGGTCGTGTCCCTGCGTGGTGGCGGCTGTTCCGCCGGCCGGCTCAACGAGGCGATCACGGAGGCGACCGGCGGGCGCTGCCTGGACCTGTCGGACGACATCCCCACCGAACTGACCGCCGAGGTCGCCAAGACGGGCACGGGGGACGCGGAATGA
- a CDS encoding ROK family transcriptional regulator, with product MKVRRGRTVRDLRRENRTAVLQRLYFDGPLSRFSLGPATGLSSGSVSNVVAELVAEGLVEEAGSVDSGGGRPRILVRISPRCGYVIGVDVGETRVRIELFDLALTELARVEKPLTGDRVGRNTRYDVGVVVGHLLDGIAEVLERAEIPLDLLLGVGIGVPGIVARTPDDGAVVHGQTIGWDAVPLERLLRESGLLPETVPYYIDNGAKTLGQAEMWFGAGRGAQSAVVVLFGSGVGACVVSDSMRPGRAVEWGHLTVRVRGRRCRCGAQGCLEAYAGAEALLQRWAEAGGHPPEGADEETALTAMLAAAYPEADAGAHGGAAVREADATALAVLEETAEYLGAGFSDLINLFQPERILVGGWAGLQLGARFLDSVRTHATSYALSYPASHVRIDLGTLGPDAVTVGAAILPLADFFARGGRARETGPQEPAPAWRASLQQRAAIPQRAAR from the coding sequence GTGAAAGTGCGCAGGGGCCGTACGGTGCGTGACCTGCGGCGGGAAAACCGCACCGCCGTTCTGCAACGGCTGTATTTCGACGGGCCCCTGAGCCGCTTCTCGCTCGGTCCCGCCACCGGCCTCAGCTCGGGCTCGGTCAGCAACGTGGTGGCGGAGCTGGTCGCGGAAGGGCTCGTGGAGGAGGCCGGCAGCGTCGACTCCGGCGGCGGGCGCCCGCGCATCCTGGTGCGCATCAGCCCCCGGTGCGGATACGTGATCGGTGTCGACGTCGGGGAGACCCGCGTACGGATCGAGCTCTTCGACCTCGCCCTCACCGAGCTCGCCCGGGTCGAGAAGCCGCTCACGGGAGACCGTGTCGGCCGCAACACCCGCTACGACGTCGGCGTCGTCGTCGGCCATCTCCTGGACGGCATCGCCGAGGTCCTGGAGCGGGCGGAGATCCCCCTCGACCTGCTGCTCGGGGTCGGCATCGGAGTGCCCGGCATCGTCGCGCGGACCCCCGACGACGGGGCCGTGGTGCACGGCCAGACAATCGGCTGGGACGCCGTCCCGCTGGAACGGCTGCTGCGCGAGTCCGGGCTGCTGCCCGAGACCGTGCCGTACTACATCGACAACGGCGCCAAGACGCTGGGCCAGGCCGAGATGTGGTTCGGGGCCGGCCGCGGCGCGCAGAGCGCGGTGGTCGTGCTCTTCGGCTCCGGCGTCGGCGCCTGCGTGGTCTCCGACTCGATGCGCCCGGGCCGGGCCGTGGAGTGGGGGCATCTGACGGTACGGGTCCGTGGGCGCCGTTGCCGTTGCGGAGCCCAGGGGTGCCTGGAGGCGTACGCGGGAGCCGAGGCGCTCCTCCAGCGCTGGGCGGAGGCGGGCGGACACCCGCCCGAGGGCGCGGACGAGGAGACGGCGCTCACCGCGATGCTCGCCGCCGCCTACCCCGAGGCCGACGCGGGCGCGCACGGCGGTGCCGCGGTGCGCGAGGCCGATGCCACGGCGCTGGCCGTCCTGGAGGAGACAGCGGAGTACCTCGGCGCGGGCTTCTCCGACCTCATCAACCTCTTCCAGCCCGAGCGGATCCTCGTGGGCGGCTGGGCGGGACTCCAGCTCGGTGCCCGCTTCCTGGATTCCGTACGGACGCACGCCACCTCCTACGCCCTGTCGTACCCGGCCTCCCATGTGCGTATCGACCTCGGCACGCTGGGACCGGACGCCGTCACCGTCGGGGCGGCGATCCTGCCGCTCGCCGACTTCTTCGCACGCGGCGGCCGTGCGCGGGAGACCGGCCCGCAGGAGCCGGCCCCCGCCTGGCGCGCGAGCCTCCAGCAGCGCGCGGCCATCCCGCAGCGCGCGGCCCGCTGA
- a CDS encoding SEC-C domain-containing protein, whose protein sequence is MRPDTPADHITEAERLLRTAAQYPEDHEPLFLQAAAHLELAGDRARATGLYDQLLSAPPTDTANPYLVKALKAANLWEYGHEAEARAIIDGIRVAGPLQAAPWQIVAGTLEAHDELEAAHDVLQTALTLLLAPGEEVPYATQSLLTGRHRVRRLMGHDHDAWDELADALSTANVSLDELHDPKRLWSLGSSDPGELKAEITRLRAELGTYRAALSRPFPVAVLHWPEAELAELLDAYPSLADEEYTTHTEHLARLEAALRDLHAGGTPNLGIVAGTVPSYEAFAASEAASPADPNLLPQYATTLAARGRAIPWPPARSAACWCGSGRAYRECHGVA, encoded by the coding sequence ATGCGCCCCGACACGCCTGCCGATCACATCACCGAAGCCGAGCGCCTGCTCCGCACCGCGGCGCAGTACCCCGAGGACCACGAACCGCTGTTCCTCCAGGCCGCGGCCCATCTGGAACTGGCCGGTGACCGCGCCCGCGCCACCGGCCTCTACGACCAACTGCTCAGCGCGCCCCCCACGGACACCGCCAACCCGTACCTGGTCAAAGCCCTCAAAGCCGCAAATCTCTGGGAGTACGGACACGAGGCCGAGGCCCGCGCGATCATCGACGGAATCCGCGTGGCCGGCCCGCTCCAGGCGGCCCCGTGGCAGATCGTCGCCGGGACCCTCGAAGCCCACGACGAGCTGGAGGCGGCCCACGACGTCCTCCAGACCGCGCTGACGCTGCTCCTGGCACCGGGCGAGGAAGTCCCGTACGCCACCCAGTCCTTGCTGACCGGGCGGCATCGCGTACGCCGGCTGATGGGCCACGACCACGACGCCTGGGACGAACTGGCCGACGCCCTGAGCACGGCGAACGTCTCGCTCGACGAGCTCCACGACCCGAAGCGCCTGTGGTCCCTGGGCTCCTCGGACCCGGGCGAGCTGAAGGCCGAGATCACCCGGCTCCGTGCCGAACTGGGCACCTACCGGGCGGCCTTGTCGCGTCCGTTCCCGGTGGCGGTCCTGCACTGGCCGGAAGCCGAACTGGCCGAACTCCTCGACGCCTACCCCTCCCTGGCCGACGAGGAGTACACCACCCACACCGAGCACCTGGCCCGCCTGGAGGCCGCGCTGCGCGACCTGCACGCGGGTGGCACCCCGAACCTCGGCATCGTCGCGGGCACGGTCCCCTCGTACGAGGCGTTCGCCGCCTCGGAGGCCGCGTCCCCGGCCGATCCGAACCTGCTCCCCCAGTACGCCACCACGCTCGCCGCCCGGGGCCGTGCGATCCCTTGGCCGCCGGCGCGCAGTGCGGCGTGCTGGTGCGGTTCGGGGCGGGCGTACCGGGAGTGCCACGGGGTCGCGTAG